DNA sequence from the Methanofollis formosanus genome:
GGCCTCTAATTGTCAGGGAAATAAAAACCTCTATTCTGCCAGATCATACCTGCATGATCTCGCTTTCGGTCCGGGTTGAGTCGTTCCACTCAAATGGGAATCAATGAGGGGCGGCGCATGTGTCCAGGGTAATGAGAGGCACAGGTATCGAATATTCCTCTCCTGGATTCTGGAAAAATCGTTTACGCTCTATTGAGGGGGGCCCGGTCCATCACCATTGACGATCTTCGACGCCCCCCCAGGTTGAGATCAAGACTACAAAAACCTCTCAAACCTTTCCTTCTTCGCCCGGCAGATCGGGCAGATCTCCGGCGGCTCATCACGTGCACAGAGATACCCGCAGACCCGGCAACGGTGGACCGGGTACGGGAGCGATCCCGAGAGCGGGGCCGGCCGTTTTGCGGTGCTCTTCGTGGGGCCGCCGGGCGGACGGCGTTCAGGCACCCGGCAGATCTTTTGTTCGCCGGCGACGACCTTCCCTGTGACATAGAGGGTGCAGTAGCAGGCGCCGTACTCGGCGAGGTCGGGATCGCGGTAGTCGCACGGGCAGACGATGTCGGCGTCGGCCTCCTTCTCTCCCAGACTGAGGCGGCACGGGCACGAGGGGTATCCATACCGCCGTTCGTTGGCCAGAAGACCCCTGACCAGTTCTTTCACAAACTCGGTGTCAGGGTTGAGATGGTAGCCCCCGGCCTCGGCCTCGCGGTCCAGGCGGCGGTACGTCTCCTCGACCTCCTCGTCGGTGACTCTGTCGGTCACACCAGCGCCTCCCTGATCTCGTCCTCCTGGTAGCCCACGATCGCCTTCCCGTTGATCACGAGGGTGGGAAACGATCCCATCGGGTTGTAGCGGTGGACAAT
Encoded proteins:
- a CDS encoding ferredoxin-thioredoxin reductase catalytic domain-containing protein; translation: MTDRVTDEEVEETYRRLDREAEAGGYHLNPDTEFVKELVRGLLANERRYGYPSCPCRLSLGEKEADADIVCPCDYRDPDLAEYGACYCTLYVTGKVVAGEQKICRVPERRPPGGPTKSTAKRPAPLSGSLPYPVHRCRVCGYLCARDEPPEICPICRAKKERFERFL